A window from Triticum aestivum cultivar Chinese Spring chromosome 6D, IWGSC CS RefSeq v2.1, whole genome shotgun sequence encodes these proteins:
- the LOC123146280 gene encoding xyloglucan endotransglycosylase/hydrolase protein 8, with product MAARSSALLAVLALLAASVLAAKADFDDQFEAIGDRDHIGYRDDGKDKGQEFSLELDQESGSGFKSKAKYLFGEFEVKMKLVDGNSAGTVTSFYLTSGESATHDEIDIEFMGNSSGDPYVMNTNVWASGDGKKEHQFYLWFDPSADFHTYKITWNPKNIIFEVDGVPVRTFKKYDGLPFPSSRPMTVHATLWDGSYWATQHGTVKIHWRHHPFVVPYKAYHANGCVHDKATNKTACPAGSDAWMHRELGEEELKTVAWAERNCLSYNYCADGWRFPKGFPGECGRDL from the exons ATGGCGGCTAGGTCGTCGGCCCTCCTCGCCGTGCTGGCCCTCCTCGCCGCGAGCGTCCTGGCGGCGAAGGCCGACTTCGACGACCAGTTCGAGGCGATCGGCGACCGCGACCACATCGGGTACCGGGACGACGGCAAGGACAAGGGGCAGGAGTTCTCACTGGAGCTCGACCAGGAGTCCGGCTCCGGCTTCAAATCCAAGGCCAAGTACCTCTTCGGCGAGTTCGAGGTCAAGATGAAGCTCGTCGACGGCAACTCCGCCGGCACTGTCACCTCCTTCTAC CTGACCTCCGGCGAGAGCGCGACCCACGACGAGATCGACATCGAGTTCATGGGCAACTCCAGCGGCGACCCCTACGTGATGAACACCAACGTCTGGGCCAGCGGCGACGGCAAGAAGGAGCACCAGTTCTACCTCTGGTTCGACCCCTCCGCCGACTTCCACACCTACAAGATCACCTGGAACCCCAAGAACATCATCTTCGAGGTCGACGGCGTGCCCGTGCGCACCTTCAAGAAGTACGACGGCCTGCCCTTCCCGTCGAGCCGGCCCATGACGGTGCACGCCACGCTGTGGGACGGCAGCTACTGGGCGACGCAGCACGGCACCGTCAAGATCCACTGGCGCCACCACCCCTTCGTCGTCCCCTACAAGGCCTACCACGCCAACGGCTGCGTCCACGACAAGGCCACCAACAAGACGGCCTGCCCCGCCGGCAGCGACGCCTGGATGCACCGCGAGCTCGGCGAGGAGGAGCTCAAGACCGTCGCCTGGGCCGAGCGCAACTGCCTCTCCTACAACTACTGCGCCGACGGCTGGAGGTTCCCCAAGGGATTCCCCGGCGAGTGCGGACGCGACCTATGA